One segment of Candidatus Paceibacterota bacterium DNA contains the following:
- the dnaX gene encoding DNA polymerase III subunit gamma/tau produces the protein MNEEIALYRKYRPQKFSDVLGQDHIVKVLEGSVRLKRISHAYLFTGARGTGKTSIARILAREIGCQEEDLYEIDAASNRGIDDIREIKQSVSASPFRSPYKVYIVDEVHMLTKEAGNALLKTLEEPPSYVVFILATTEPDKLPETVISRCQVFNFKRPSQVILRDMVSAVAKKEGFSLEPSSADLISLLSEGSFRDALGILQKILSFSKDKKISIKEVEMVTGAPKGELVNKFISSIANGELEKGLQAISEVVGQDVDIKTFLKIVLQRIRFTLLLRLKAGLDEEIEKELKSEDFEFLKKLAEQKDSKVNSHALLELLDAYEKTNSSHIAQLPLELALVKILKKDSALAE, from the coding sequence ATGAATGAAGAAATCGCTTTGTATAGAAAATACCGCCCGCAAAAATTTAGCGATGTTTTGGGGCAGGACCATATCGTCAAAGTTCTTGAGGGTTCGGTTCGCCTCAAAAGAATTTCGCACGCCTATCTTTTTACCGGCGCGCGAGGCACCGGCAAAACCAGTATTGCCAGAATTCTGGCCCGCGAGATCGGTTGCCAAGAAGAAGACCTTTACGAAATTGATGCCGCTTCAAACCGCGGTATAGACGACATTCGCGAGATTAAGCAATCAGTCTCGGCTTCGCCCTTTCGCTCACCCTATAAAGTTTATATCGTGGACGAAGTTCATATGTTGACTAAAGAAGCCGGGAACGCCCTTTTGAAAACTTTAGAAGAACCGCCTTCTTATGTTGTTTTTATTTTAGCCACCACCGAGCCGGACAAATTGCCAGAGACGGTTATTTCCCGTTGCCAAGTTTTTAATTTTAAAAGACCAAGCCAAGTTATTCTGCGTGATATGGTTTCGGCGGTTGCCAAAAAAGAGGGTTTTTCTCTTGAGCCATCGTCGGCTGATTTAATCTCTCTGCTTTCCGAGGGCTCTTTTCGCGACGCTCTGGGGATTCTGCAGAAAATTTTGAGTTTTTCCAAAGACAAGAAAATTTCTATTAAAGAAGTTGAAATGGTTACTGGCGCGCCGAAGGGTGAATTGGTCAACAAATTTATATCCTCAATCGCTAATGGCGAATTAGAAAAAGGATTACAGGCGATTTCTGAAGTTGTGGGTCAGGATGTTGATATAAAGACATTTCTGAAAATTGTTTTGCAAAGAATCAGATTTACTCTGCTTTTGCGTCTGAAAGCCGGCTTGGATGAGGAAATTGAAAAAGAGTTGAAAAGTGAGGATTTCGAATTTCTTAAAAAATTGGCGGAGCAAAAAGATTCCAAAGTTAATTCTCATGCTTTACTAGAACTACTAGATGCTTACGAAAAAACAAACTCGTCACATATTGCGCAGTTGCCATTGGAGTTGGCGCTTGTAAAAATTCTCAAAAAAGATTCTGCTCTGGCCGAATAA
- a CDS encoding helix-turn-helix transcriptional regulator — protein MKTAKQLERYFKGSANHWRIAILLLVEKNDGITVEGITKSFDKSDFKNISQHTHRLVQAGLLNKKYQGRQVIHRLSPYGLAFVKFIKTF, from the coding sequence ATGAAAACAGCCAAACAGTTGGAAAGATATTTCAAGGGGTCAGCCAATCACTGGCGGATTGCTATTTTGCTTTTAGTTGAAAAAAATGACGGGATTACTGTGGAGGGAATTACCAAAAGTTTTGACAAATCTGATTTTAAAAATATTTCCCAACACACTCATCGCTTGGTTCAGGCTGGTCTTTTAAATAAAAAATACCAAGGGCGGCAAGTTATTCACCGACTTTCGCCTTATGGATTGGCCTTTGTTAAATTTATAAAAACATTCTAA
- a CDS encoding tail fiber domain-containing protein — protein sequence MQKINFKIIALGLIVGLAGIVGVNYVLAQWSAPDEAPPEGNVFVPVNVGDKPQDKNGVFRANGLRSFVDLYVDEKVGIGTTNPNTKLHIVGNDGVQIQRANNSGFANVYFRTGTDDNTRSSIGFIPAGGANDLVFRVGNLVERMRITSAGNVGIGTTNPGARLEVNGQVKITGGSPGAGRVLTSDAAGLASWATPSGGLPGGSSNQTLRHDGSGWIASNNIKNNGTNVNIGPDGLTSDRLRVQGHLNISGNGILKTNGNSGTTGQVLTRTDSGMAWETPVGGGGSNFWTQSGNLLFPNNTAWNVGLGINTPSSKLHIKDSENILTRIDSANANQQAAISFDDRGSSKFIIGKQTNNGFFMWNNKGGNQGSFDFLTSSPTGPLSLRSQGLLSLNANLSDAGLPGIISFRTQDVARMAIGVGGGLAIGPNPDSVDTTGRRLFVYGSGNTVFRHVAGDSTGETSIDLVTTGQGGGSGHNLSKNWSIISRGNSYIPAGERNDLLFSFYDGPAGGQWTEGMRLKRNGDLHDLRVTGDVYAKNFNQSSDANLKTNIQNLSDSLAKIIELRGVTFNWKNRVDEKENIGFIAQEIEKIFPELVHGEDGQKSVNYVSLVPVLVEAVKELDEKNKELEARLEKLEKRLGISF from the coding sequence ATGCAAAAAATCAATTTTAAAATAATCGCTCTGGGACTGATTGTCGGTTTAGCCGGCATTGTCGGAGTAAATTATGTTTTAGCTCAATGGTCAGCGCCAGACGAAGCGCCTCCTGAAGGTAATGTTTTTGTGCCCGTGAATGTAGGGGATAAACCTCAAGATAAAAATGGTGTATTTAGAGCAAACGGTTTGCGTTCTTTTGTTGATTTGTATGTAGACGAAAAAGTTGGTATTGGAACCACTAATCCGAATACCAAATTACATATAGTTGGCAACGATGGTGTTCAAATTCAGAGAGCCAACAATTCAGGTTTTGCTAATGTTTATTTCAGAACCGGTACAGATGATAACACTAGATCATCCATTGGTTTTATACCGGCAGGAGGGGCTAATGATTTAGTTTTTAGAGTAGGTAATTTAGTTGAAAGAATGAGAATCACTTCTGCCGGCAATGTTGGAATCGGGACAACAAATCCCGGGGCGAGGTTAGAGGTTAACGGTCAAGTTAAAATTACCGGCGGCTCACCCGGAGCCGGTAGGGTTCTGACTTCCGATGCAGCCGGTTTGGCAAGTTGGGCCACTCCTTCCGGTGGATTGCCTGGTGGAAGCTCTAATCAGACACTTCGTCATGACGGTAGTGGCTGGATAGCAAGCAATAATATAAAAAATAACGGAACAAACGTAAATATAGGTCCTGATGGCCTGACTAGCGATCGTCTTAGGGTTCAGGGACATTTAAATATTTCAGGCAACGGAATTTTGAAAACAAACGGAAACAGCGGAACAACAGGTCAAGTCCTTACTCGGACAGATTCAGGGATGGCTTGGGAAACACCGGTTGGTGGTGGCGGTTCAAATTTCTGGACTCAATCTGGAAATTTACTTTTTCCAAATAATACAGCATGGAATGTTGGTTTAGGAATTAATACTCCAAGTTCAAAATTGCATATAAAAGATAGCGAAAATATCTTAACTAGAATTGATAGCGCTAATGCAAATCAACAAGCCGCCATATCTTTTGACGATAGGGGATCTTCTAAATTTATAATTGGTAAGCAGACAAACAACGGCTTCTTTATGTGGAACAATAAAGGTGGAAATCAAGGATCTTTTGATTTTCTGACCTCATCTCCGACTGGTCCCCTGTCTCTGCGTAGCCAAGGATTACTTTCTTTAAATGCTAATCTAAGTGACGCTGGCCTCCCAGGTATTATATCTTTCAGAACTCAAGACGTAGCTCGTATGGCAATTGGAGTGGGGGGAGGTTTAGCAATTGGACCTAATCCAGACAGTGTGGATACTACTGGTAGACGTTTATTTGTTTATGGCTCTGGAAACACTGTATTTAGGCATGTCGCGGGCGATAGCACGGGAGAAACATCAATTGACCTTGTCACTACGGGGCAAGGTGGTGGTTCCGGACACAATCTAAGTAAAAACTGGTCTATTATATCGAGGGGTAATAGCTATATTCCTGCCGGAGAAAGAAATGATCTGTTATTCTCATTTTATGACGGACCTGCTGGCGGTCAATGGACTGAAGGAATGCGTCTCAAAAGAAACGGAGATCTGCACGATTTAAGGGTGACAGGTGATGTTTATGCTAAAAATTTTAATCAATCCTCTGACGCCAATCTCAAAACTAACATCCAAAATCTTTCCGACTCGTTGGCAAAAATTATTGAACTTCGGGGCGTAACTTTCAACTGGAAAAATCGGGTTGATGAAAAAGAAAACATCGGCTTCATCGCTCAAGAAATTGAAAAGATTTTCCCTGAACTAGTTCATGGCGAAGACGGCCAAAAAAGCGTAAATTACGTCTCTTTGGTCCCTGTCCTAGTTGAAGCGGTCAAAGAGCTTGATGAAAAGAATAAAGAGCTTGAAGCTCGTCTTGAAAAACTGGAAAAAAGATTGGGAATCAGTTTTTAA
- a CDS encoding RNA-binding protein produces MTKLYVGGLPYSTTENDLSDHFSKAGQVASAAVISDKMSGRSKGFGFVEMATPEEAKNAIEMFNGTEMGGRKITVDEARPKEERPRRDNFRRDY; encoded by the coding sequence ATGACTAAGCTTTATGTCGGTGGTCTGCCTTACAGCACCACTGAAAACGATTTGTCCGATCACTTTTCAAAAGCCGGACAAGTTGCTTCGGCTGCGGTAATTTCCGACAAAATGTCGGGACGCTCAAAAGGTTTCGGTTTCGTCGAAATGGCGACTCCAGAAGAAGCCAAGAATGCTATTGAAATGTTCAATGGCACTGAAATGGGTGGCAGAAAAATTACTGTTGACGAAGCTCGGCCAAAGGAAGAAAGGCCAAGAAGAGACAACTTCAGAAGAGATTACTAA
- a CDS encoding alpha/beta hydrolase: MFISRTIFKKEIICEFLPPARKTKRQKVIILCPGAPGAPRRDEVLKLISKKGFWVFNPRYRGTWESHGKFLKKSPHQDILDIISELPKGFSDSKTEKKIRLKPEKIFLIGSSFGGPAAILASKDKRVEKVFCFSPVIDWSYPSKEEPLDLFGKFIRKYFGRAYDFDLKDWKKLKKGNFYNPISETENLDGRKIFIIHAKDDRVVSYKPTVKFAKLTGARLKLLRRGGHLGTRYLLVKNQAMKDILKFFNSEQKTF; this comes from the coding sequence ATGTTCATTTCTCGCACAATTTTCAAAAAAGAAATAATATGCGAATTTTTGCCTCCAGCGCGTAAAACAAAAAGACAAAAAGTTATAATTCTTTGCCCGGGCGCGCCTGGTGCTCCACGTAGGGACGAAGTTCTAAAACTTATCTCCAAGAAGGGCTTTTGGGTTTTTAATCCCAGATATAGGGGCACGTGGGAGAGTCACGGTAAATTTTTGAAAAAGTCTCCACATCAAGATATTCTGGATATTATTTCGGAATTACCTAAAGGTTTTAGTGATTCTAAAACAGAGAAGAAAATTCGACTAAAACCCGAGAAAATTTTTCTTATCGGTTCAAGCTTTGGTGGCCCGGCTGCTATTTTGGCTTCAAAAGACAAGAGAGTGGAAAAAGTGTTTTGTTTTTCTCCAGTTATTGATTGGTCTTATCCGAGTAAAGAAGAGCCCTTAGATTTGTTTGGGAAATTTATAAGAAAATACTTTGGTCGAGCGTATGATTTTGATTTAAAGGATTGGAAAAAACTTAAAAAAGGCAACTTTTATAATCCTATTTCCGAAACAGAAAATTTAGACGGTAGAAAAATTTTTATTATTCACGCCAAGGACGATCGGGTAGTTTCTTACAAACCAACTGTCAAATTTGCTAAACTAACCGGCGCCAGATTAAAACTGCTTCGGAGAGGAGGACACCTCGGCACTCGTTATCTTTTAGTAAAAAATCAAGCGATGAAAGATATTTTAAAATTTTTTAACTCCGAACAAAAAACATTCTAA
- a CDS encoding NAD(P)/FAD-dependent oxidoreductase, producing the protein MINKKKIIIIGGGFGGIYVAGGLKKMANREMAEITLISPQNYFLFTPLLHEVATGGLSPTSVAEPIREIFRKDKIKFIQAEAGLIDTDRQIVSIEGDSLSYDFLVLATGAETNFYKIPGAERYGLPLKTLTDSVKIRSRIIDAFERAALIADYDLRKEYLTFVVVGGGATGVEMAGEIAEFALKTLSLYYRRTFCQKQEIRIVLVSSSEQILNIFPENMRIWSEKVLAKKGVEVLNKTSVKWVSESGVSLSDGREIKSRTVIWTAGVSAKIPKFTKSVALDESGRIIVDECLRMRGLENVFVLGDTANFKNRGEEKALPMFAQVAVEQSSSVVKNIKAGLEGQEISPFFYRHKGFLVSIGQWRAVGVVFGLGIQGRFAWWLWRTVYLFKFISWRKKLRIAFEWTINLFYPRDTTKIG; encoded by the coding sequence ATGATTAATAAGAAAAAAATTATTATTATCGGCGGGGGATTTGGTGGTATATATGTGGCCGGTGGTTTGAAGAAAATGGCCAATCGGGAAATGGCCGAAATTACTTTGATCAGCCCACAAAACTATTTTCTTTTTACTCCGCTTTTGCATGAAGTGGCGACCGGTGGTCTGTCCCCGACAAGTGTTGCCGAGCCAATAAGAGAAATTTTTCGAAAAGATAAAATAAAATTTATTCAGGCCGAAGCTGGATTGATAGACACGGACAGGCAAATTGTCTCAATCGAGGGCGATAGTTTGTCGTATGATTTTTTGGTTTTGGCGACCGGCGCTGAAACAAATTTTTACAAAATTCCCGGCGCCGAGCGTTATGGATTGCCGCTCAAAACTCTAACTGATTCAGTAAAGATTCGCTCTAGAATTATCGATGCTTTTGAAAGGGCTGCATTGATCGCCGATTACGATCTACGAAAGGAATACTTAACTTTTGTAGTCGTTGGTGGTGGGGCAACCGGGGTGGAAATGGCAGGTGAAATAGCCGAATTCGCGCTCAAAACCCTGTCTTTGTATTACCGCCGGACTTTTTGCCAAAAACAAGAAATTAGAATCGTTCTCGTTTCTTCAAGTGAACAGATTTTAAATATCTTTCCGGAAAATATGAGAATTTGGTCGGAAAAAGTTTTGGCTAAAAAAGGAGTTGAAGTTTTGAACAAAACTTCCGTCAAGTGGGTTTCGGAGAGTGGAGTTTCTTTAAGCGATGGCAGGGAAATAAAAAGTCGGACAGTGATCTGGACAGCCGGAGTGTCTGCCAAGATTCCAAAATTTACAAAGTCTGTGGCACTTGATGAGTCGGGCCGCATTATAGTTGATGAATGTTTGAGAATGAGGGGCTTGGAAAATGTTTTTGTTTTGGGCGATACTGCCAATTTTAAAAATAGGGGAGAGGAAAAAGCGTTACCGATGTTTGCGCAGGTAGCGGTTGAACAATCTAGTTCGGTAGTTAAAAATATTAAAGCCGGTCTTGAGGGGCAGGAAATTAGTCCTTTCTTTTACAGACATAAGGGTTTTTTGGTTTCTATTGGTCAATGGCGGGCGGTTGGCGTGGTCTTCGGGCTTGGAATTCAAGGTCGCTTTGCTTGGTGGCTTTGGCGGACAGTCTATCTTTTTAAGTTTATTTCTTGGCGGAAAAAGCTCCGAATCGCTTTTGAATGGACTATAAATCTGTTTTATCCGAGAGATACGACTAAAATCGGCTAA
- a CDS encoding YceI family protein, translating into MNKSVMFLVVLIVLGVGALFVFSSNNDSIPSGAESDTEEMVAGEAFEFTGTPFVISSGTSTVVWEGSKKLVPNYKDLGTLEIKEGRFFVDGDILLGGVAVFDMNSIKVSSTGILANENLLERHLKSDDFFSVENYPTAEILISKAEVTSEGQYQLSGTMTIKEIAQEVSFPASVSIGEDEILIEGRASFDRTLWDIRYGSDKFFDNLANNVIDDLFTVEFKIVANK; encoded by the coding sequence ATGAATAAATCAGTAATGTTCCTCGTCGTTTTAATTGTTCTGGGTGTGGGTGCGCTTTTTGTATTTTCTTCAAATAATGACTCTATACCTTCCGGCGCAGAGTCAGATACTGAAGAAATGGTTGCTGGAGAAGCGTTTGAATTTACAGGTACACCTTTCGTAATTTCTTCTGGAACAAGCACGGTTGTTTGGGAAGGCAGTAAAAAACTCGTTCCAAATTATAAAGATTTAGGAACTTTGGAAATAAAAGAAGGCCGATTTTTTGTTGATGGTGATATTTTACTCGGCGGGGTCGCGGTCTTTGATATGAATTCTATAAAAGTTTCAAGTACTGGAATTCTAGCCAACGAGAATCTTCTGGAAAGACATCTGAAATCAGACGACTTTTTCTCTGTTGAAAATTATCCGACGGCTGAAATTTTAATCTCAAAAGCTGAAGTTACAAGTGAGGGCCAATACCAGTTGAGCGGGACAATGACAATTAAGGAAATTGCGCAGGAAGTTTCTTTTCCAGCCAGTGTTTCTATCGGTGAGGATGAAATTTTGATTGAGGGTCGTGCAAGTTTTGACAGAACTCTTTGGGATATCCGATATGGTTCGGACAAGTTTTTTGACAACTTGGCTAACAATGTCATTGACGATCTCTTTACTGTTGAATTTAAAATTGTAGCGAATAAATAA